AAACATGTTGACAACAATTTGATAGCATAAAGTAGTGGACCTGTCACATCTATGGTCCAATAAGCTTCATAATAATACAACTTTCTCTAGACGCCGCGTAATCATGATACAACAAGTCTTccttgtgacgggtatatccgtcataAACTTGCGACGGGTTAAGAGCATGTACAATAGAGAGGAGGTCTTTATCCTCTTATTTTTGTTTCCCCCCTCTATTTTTTTGACACCTCAATTACTTTTTATCCATCCCATTTTTCAACATTTACATCCTCTTCCTCTATTCTTCTCCTATATTTTTCTACAATAGAGAGGAAGTCTCATTCTTCCTCTTAAATTAACCATTACACATAAACCTTCAATATTAAGAAAAAATTTAAGAAATTGGATATCATTGATTGGTTGAAGGGCACAGGGGCCAATGTACTCCTTCCTCTAAAACTAGAGGAAGTCCTCTTCATCCTCTTGCTAAGAGGACACTTCATACTTGTTTCACAATAGAGAGGACCTCCTCTTAGATGAGAGAGAAGGCTAAGAGAAGGGTAAATCCTCTCTATTGTACATGCTCTAAATAATACCCACataggtagataagacaaaagagaATGCTACTCCCTAGACaatttgcttttgtcttatctcctCATGTGGGTTGTATTTggcccgtcgcaagcttgcgacggatatacccgtcacaaatgagaatttgtgatcatGATAATCCTTATTATCTtccatgattgattaattaaattttTTAAATCACTTTATAAATATCTTTTCATCAATTTTGATATAAAGGTGATAATTTTGCTGGGTTCCTTTTGTTTCAATATATGTAAAATTAATAATCTATCAAAGTTCTTGTTTAGTTTTAATGAATCCAAGAATTTCTGCGTTGCAATAATCTTTTCTAAAATCGTTATACAATAAAATAATGATCTCGTAATTCACTAAAACTTTAGAAAGACTTATAGTAAATAATATATTATGCACCTTATTTAGTGATAACAGTAAATGAAGTGTATGAGTATATGAAGTCAGATTATTATTATGCACTATATCGCAGTGTTATCTTACTATTTATGTCTTAATTTAGGCTTATGTAGGCTGATAAGTTATGAAATACTCGTAGAAATGTGTCTTTGAATAAGAAATAGGCGAGTTAAGATAATGAAAGTAAAATATATGTCAACCTGTTCACATTACTATTGAatatgattgttaaattgctcagTTTTAAACTAGTTTGTATGGTTAAGTAAACACAAAATATACTGGAATGGAAGAGACTCGTGTTGATCAATTTATGCTCTAAGTAATGTATTAACCGACTTCATATTTCTTATCGAATAATATTCAAATACTACCCTAACCGATTCAAAATAATCCGATCTAAAACCAAACATGAATAAACCTATAGGATCATAGGATATTCGAGAAAACGATAATTGCAAGAACATTTACTCGTACATTTGATACATAATAAGATCAAACCTAAGAATATTCGAGCATATCCAAAACCATACGAGATGACAAAAATGATTAGTTGTCTCAATTTTTTTACGTGGAACTTAGCTGTCAACTCCACCATACAACCCACAGTATCCATTTTTTTATTCTtccataataatataatattcgCGGCTACTCGATTGCTTATCCTTTTTTTCACAAATTATACTATCAGACTCTCGTATGATACAAGTCATGCAACTATATAAAAAACGACtattttttataataaaaaataacCATTTATGTTATACTGTAATCACTTTTTATTAAAAACGACTattttatgatataaaaaatcATAACCATTTTATggaatccatttttgaaataatggtcaaaaataaaatatttgtcgttttggatcggttttaaaaatatttgtcaaaatgatgtccacgtaggctcgggatttatggacctaaaacacgccactaccaatgaCGTGTTTATAATAAGTAggaaaagaaacttcattaaaaaatggactaaaacaaacacgccattgtGAATGGCGGGTTTCGAAGGGGAAACACGCCACCCCTATGGCGTGtcttatgtattattattattattttttttttttaagttcagtcagttgagaaaaaaattgttgtaaagacacgccactgctaatggcgtgtttccttcacaaaacacgtcattagtagtggcgtgtttcaggtctagaaatcccgagcctacatGAACACCaatttgacaaatattttcaaaaccaacccaaaacgataaatattttatttttgaccattattttaaaaatggactccattttatgtTATATTGTAATCACTTTTTTATTAAAAACGACGGTTTATCAGTCGTATTATACAACAGTGGCATACGATAACTACACAAATACTatcttacaaccagttgtatattaacattgtacaaccgccttaaagttgttgagttctttgcacaaagttgtcgagctattttataagttattgagctaatttaaaaagttattgagtttaataattatttctcttaagctcaataactttgtattgtAACTCGACAATTTTGTTAGTAAAGCTCGACAACTTTATAACAAAACTCGACAACATTGAAAATGTTGTACATAAACcacatacaaccagttgtataatctactaattgcGATAACTATGGTCATTCTCCACATTTTATGTAGGTCCCACATTAACTACTCTTTTCCATATAAAAACCCCCACCTTAAACTCATAACAAATAACACATCACATATACCTTAAATTAATTTGTAGCCTCAATTTATTCAATATATAATTATATTATGGGAGTCATTGAGGTACTGGGGAGGTTTCAGCCCggccaacgaattttcgaatatgaGAATTATCCTGGCCGGGTAATGGAGTATTCGGACGAGCTTGCTGTGAGCTCGTCCGACTCCGTGTTTGGGTTCCTAGAGGGATCCGTAGAGAGTACCGGGAGTAGTAATGATGGAGGTGATGATATGTTTGATGTTGATGATGAAGAAGGTGTTTTTGGGAATAAATTTGAAGAAAATAAGTGTTTTTGGGAAAATTTACACAAAGATCTAAAggtatatttatatttatttttttaatttatatTACCCAAATACttcatttgaattttttttggttTAATATTCGAAATCAAAGTAATTATAGTTTCAAATGAATCCTAATACGATAATTTATTTGGTTTAGAGCATTAAGTAAAAACTCGTTTTACATAAATATTGTGTAAGACGAATATAAGAATTTGGTTGTGAATAATATGGACATGGTGAAACATGCAGGGAACATTGTGTCGTACGTCTTCTATAGAAACGGGGATAAGAAACGTGACAAGAGAAGCGGTAAAAAATTTACAAGCACCGGTAAATTATTGCACGTGTGGTAAATCGGAGATGGGCAACAATTGCCGTGATTGTTTGATGAGAGAGGTGTCTTGCAGGCTCAGTAACGCCGGTTACAATACCGCGATTTGTCGATCCAAGTGGCGCAGCTCACCAGAAATACCTTCAGGtagatacttcctccattcaactccaaactaccatagtacacttttcacgtttgccaacgcatgTTTTGCGCGgtaaatatcattagctacgtatatgcaaaaattataaaagttacatatttttaatgtactcgtaaagacgaatcaaataagatcccacaagaatatattttcacttatatattgagagaaaattgcaATTGAAGATTCATTTGTGAATAGTATGCAAAAACCAATATGGtagtttggagttgaatggaggaagtatattatACCCTCCGTctaaattatttgtttacctttgattaaaatattataGGGTAAGAGTATACCATAATTATATAAGACTGTTTTACGATAATATTATGGAAGGATTGAGTTGAGTAATAATTCGTTATGTATGTGGGCGACAAGAATAACTTTTAGTCTTTCTGTCtcgttttgtgtatttttttattttttgtgagaTAATTTAAtcgaaggtaaataaatgattaaaactGAACGAGTAATCGACTCAAATTGAATGGTCAACAAGAGGTTGATGTTTATGTTGCTACTTGCTAAGACCATCCCCAGGCAAGGTCACCGACTGGGTcatgaccttgttgggtcaccttaATGACACCTTAAATTAGGATTAAGGGGTTAATTTTGATGACCTTCAACTATTCAGGGTCAATTGGTGATCTTGAGTTGAGTTGGTGACCTTATTGGTGACCCGCTAGGTGGCACACTCTCATTGgctggaaacaaaaaaaaaagacaaccGTCAAAATAAAGAGAAGGTGACATTTGGTTGAGTATGATGACCCGGTAGGTGGCACTCTCTCATTGGTTAAAAAGTGAAAAATAATTGGGTTGGTGGCGCAGGTCGTGATCTTCCTGCTTTATGGATGAAAGTGGGTCAAGATAATTAAGGTGTGATAATGAGGAAAAATATTGGTGACCCGATTAACTCGATCTTCTGCTTGGGAATGGTCTAAGATTATATATAGTGTGAGTTGGTAGTTTTTGAGCTGGCTTTGTGTCACTAggttaattgttttaattttttaTAACCTTAAAGTATATAAATAAATGAATGTGACGGAAGAAATAAATATTACAGACTACTGGTGCACAAGCAACTTGAAATGCAAGATATTTAGACAATATGTTGCTATTGTGATCACATCAGTCGTCCTCAATGTGACATggaaatttattttttattttgtcaCTTGGATAAATTCATTTATTTTTGACATTTTCCATATTTATTAttcaaaaaacaaaataatactccgtatcaaTCAATCGATATCTAAAGGGTGGGGAAGATAGATTTGTGGAATGTTTCGATCTTTTGTGGTGATACTTCATTCGTAATTTTCAAGTTGAGTTACAATCAAATCAATCGTGTCGTATTGTTGTATTGTTACAATTACTCTTTAATGACGTGACATTTAGTTTTAACGCGATtatgatttcaccttttcaggagAACACACATTCTTGGATGTAATCGACAATACAAACCCAGTCAAAGGTGAAATAAGGATAATAATCGAGTTAAACTTCAGAGCCGAGTTTGAAATGGCAAGAGCAAGTGACGAATACAACCAACTAATAAACCGACTGCCCGAGATTTTTGTAGCAAAAATTGATAGGCTAAAGCCTATAATCAAGATATTGTGTACCGGGGCGAAAAAATGCATGAAGGATAAGAAAATGCATATGGGTCCATGGAGGAAACAAAAATATATGCAAGCTAAATGGTTTAGTTCTAATTGTCAAAGAATGGTTGAACTTAACTATAATGTGCCATTAAATGTTGCACAATTGAAACAAACAACAAATCATGCTAGAGCTTCCATGCTTACTATGGCTTTGTTGGGCACGCCTCGTAAAGCAGTCGCAGCAGCGTAAATTATGCCATTTTTACGAGATGCGCACTGGGTAATTCGTTGATTTTGGGTTGTTCTTTAGTTCAGTATACCGCGTATTTTGTGTTTGGTTTAGGTATGAATGTATGAATGATTAGTGTGCTTTTGGGATGTGAAGAGTGTATAAATTGCGGGATATGTAGGTACCGTAGGTAATTTAATAGGTTCGAATATGGTTTATAAATTACTCCCTAGAGGATGAGTTATAGATGATGATAGTTGTAACTTGTAATATACGGACTAGTTTGTACAGTACTACTTTGTAGTCCATATATATAGGGGAATGATAATGCCACTACTCTTTTTGTTATTGCCACAACATTACAAAGTAAGTTTAAGGGCATGTTACTATTCACTGTTTCACAAAAACGAGTGGCATTAGTAATTTTAGAGTGGCATTATGTCTTCCCTTTTTGGATATTAGAAAATGAGAATTATTTATGAGTGATATTATAACATATCATACTTTTTGTCAATAGTTAACCTTTTTGGATTGAGAATTTGAGATGTAAAGTCGTTCAATGTGGTAATTATGTCTCGTGAGTGTGAAAAGGACATGcaatttggatttcttttttcAATAAGTTTTCCTTGTAATGGGTATATTTTGTCAAAAGCTTATGACGGGTTAAATATCACCAAAAtggatagataagacaaaaattaAAGTGGGAGTCACAAAAATTAAAGTGGGACTagttacaagcttgtgacggatatcggccgtcacaaatgagaatttgttttctttttttttttttacttgatgAAACTAAATTATTACGAAAATGGGATTCATTTCAAACTAATTATAAGAATTTAGTttgagttaaaaaaaaaaaaaaaaaacgttgtctggagtaaaaaaaaagaaaaagaaaaatctgATAACATTGAACCGTTTTTTGTCATTAGTTTGAAATGAGCTTCATTTTTTAAATAAGTTTGTGTTTCAACACAATTTAAACAGAAAATTTTGCAATTGACactataaatttcacaataatgtGTGAACTTGACCTCAAATATAAGTTGAATAAATAATTGAAATGAATGGAATACTCTCCCGTcccaatcccctatttactaaatgaataggcaaaCCTTCaaatttttccgcctaaaacATGTTTCCTAGAATAGAGTTttgtatttttagcatatactatagGTATTTACATGACGGGTTATAAACGAGCATAATGATCTTTTAGATTtgaatatttataacattcaatattTCACATTCTGCATAAATTTATCTCCGGTCTTTCTatgataaattttttttttcttacgaactttatgataaaaattcattgattatttatgataaaaagttgccgctaaaaaaatatgttattaataaATATTTATAAAGTAACgtcattaatttctcggtaaaagaaattcaaaaaaaacACTCATTTCACGACTTCTTacgatttaattttttatttctcaaatcaaaatacaatgatgagaaacattaaaaatagatgaattgtcaatttaaatttcACAAATAATAACTGAAAAGTAAAACGCTATAAAAACCGTGCATACATTGCACGAGGTCTATACTAGTTAATAGATTATACCACCAGTTGTATGGTTTAGAATCCAGCTCTGTACTAacgttttcgagttttgttttaaagaaccTGAGATATACTGTAAAGTTTCTGAATTCACACACttaatcaaaaacaaaaaaaaacaaaaaaaaaaaaacttaaaaaaagCTAAAAAAAGttaaacaacaacattaccccagtgcctcaatggctcccgcaaattgcggggtaagggggttggatgtacgcagccttacccttgtgttagcaataTAAAGAGGCTGTTTACACACATAAGCTTGAATAAATGTATAGTGGTTGTACAATGTTTATTATACAACTGAAGGTATAGTATTATTTGTGCCTCCGCAATCTCTTTCGGGATATTGAAGATAATTTAATGGGTTCACTCCTTCTAAATTTATCTTTTTCATTCGCGAGAATTGGGAATTAAATCCTTGACCACTTATTTAAAAGATGAGAGTCGTTAGCACTCACACCAGGTAAATTTGGATATAATGTATCAATCCCTATCCAAATTTCAGGACAAAGATCCAATAACATTGTTTTCGCATCTTAGTGAAAAAAACAAATTAGTTTTGTCAAATATATAATGTCGTCGGTCCGTTTTTCTTAAAACTActgcttttggtctgaaataagacgggtaacatgtcatcattttacaataaaatgttgttattttctgataacatgttaccattattgttcacatcattttcagggtaaaaaatgacacctctagtcataacattttgtgaattaattggttatattttcttaaaaaatggcaacattttatccgtctgacaaataagaccaaaagtgtccgtctgaaacaagaatttgtgtaatgCCGTACCACACCAGTTGAGATTATTTGTCCCATTTTTAAGTCTTATCTTGTGTCCCACTATCTTAAGATCTTGACACATCAcacataagaaaataaaaatcgtaataacatatattaattaaaggccttatatgTCAATAGGATAAGTAATGGGACACAAGATGAGACATATAAAGTGGGACAGAGAATCCGCACTGATACCCCACACCATGGAATAAATATCTTAAATTGATAGTTTTGCGATAGGGACCATCGTCGGACCAATAATACATACGCCATAGTTCATATATAGTTGTATACTTGAAATCTTGAGTGGTTGTATCACAAGTATTCACAACTCACAAGAGTCTTATTTGTCGATATCGACATGTAGTATGTGTATATAGTGGTTATACTTTGTTAAAAGGGTCACCAAATGGAAGTTTAACTTCCTATTTACAACTCAtgtaaaaattcattttaaaatcAATTGGTAATAGTTGACAAAAATCGCCTGCTTATAAATTAGCATAATTAATCAGTGTCATCGTTATCTATACTGGTGTGAGGACTATGAGCAAATGCCGCCTACATTACACACGATAAACCTTGGCAATAGTAGATTAGTAGGTAGTTACGAGAAGCTTAGCTAATTGCATATTTGTCGTGATGGTTAGAAATGGTGAAGCTAGTGTCACGAACAATCGGATCGAAATCTAAAGAGAGCAAATGTTATTTTGAAGTAAAATCGTTTAACGTGAAATTGACATCGAAAtgaattaaattttttttttattacacAAATATTTGTATATCTTTAATTAAAATCTcgatttgaaaagaataaatatttttgaatttgGCTGGCTTACGAGTTACGCTTTACAGTCTTGCAATTATTTGGACCCAATAAATGTGTTAGGCCCGGTACCTTAGGTTTTAAAGAGCCTTACTCATTTGGGCCTGTTATTTTGGGCTAGTGACAAGTATTAAAGCTACATTTAAGTTGGGCCAATAATTTTGAGCCGAttatttgttttagtttttgTTACTTTGGTAGGTTGATAAAGGTTGAAGTAATTTTCCATCAGGCCTTCTTTTTTCTACTTAATTTCAATTCAGTTTAACTCATAATCGTTTCTTtcttcagctccattaagttcagttgaAGTCTATTCAGTTCTGTTATTTTAGTTTAATCTTTTTCAGCCAAAAAGAACAGATCCAATATACAAATTACGTCATTCTCAAGAAGAATAATCTTTTACCGGAAGTCGGATTTATTTCGTAACTAATTCTTACAACGGACGGTTTTGACACGATCATTATTGTACTCCGTAAGTTGTAACACTTGTGTTATTTTACTTAATTAACCTCATAAAAATAACTTCACTACTAAGTACTAACCATGTTTGGGTGATTGCATCAAGGTAGTTTGTGGATGGGTTCTAGTGTTTTACAATGTCTTATTATAGAACGGTTTTATTAGAAACATACTCATATTTCgtatatattgttgtatttaAGTCAAAATGTTTGGTATCTAACTATTCAAATAATATATTGTCATCGTCCTGACCCTCCCGAGTCATGACCCTTACCTTATTCCTCCCTCCTCGGCCACCATTTACCGGTAGGATTGTTCATCTACCCGAAATCAAACCAATCAGGACCAAAGATCATATTACCTACCGGCTATAAATCTGGTCAAAACTTGACatgttaaaatatgatttttttaCATAAAATAAATCGCTGACCTAAGTAATGGTCAATCCAACCCCAACCGTAATCTACTACTCCGTATCATAATCCAATTCCAGAGACCAATCCGGTAATATATCGATCTTGTCCCGTTGCATTGCCGGTATATATAAGCATTTGCACAACCCTACCTTCCTATACGGATCACATGGGTGTACGTACTAGATGTCCTAAAAGTTAATTTAGCATCATGTGTTTACAAATCATGAAAAATAGGTCAAATGTCACCAAAGAGGAGGCCAACCCTAGTAGAGTAGTAGGTTCTGAACAGAATAGTGGATTATCTGTTTCATTTTCGAGTCTTATTTTATGTCTCACCATCTTAATTTTATGACATATCATCCTCTTGTGATTTTTTTTGACGATTAATGCTTCTGTGTCAAATGAAACAGAGAGTAAAACATAAGATGAACACCAAAATAGGACAGGATATCCGAACTCTCTGAACAGTACGTCAATAAGCACTAAATGTTACCCAATTGATAAATATGTCACAAACATATATGGCTGGCCTAGGATAAAAAGAGGCCTACATGCATGTATTATTATGTAGTAGTACAATTCTTCTCCCATGAACTATGTTTTTGAATTCATTTGTACTCTACTACAACTAAAATTAAAATTCAAAAACTTGTAGAATTTTTTAGTAATTTTGTAGAATTATGGAGGAGAACTCCTCAAAACCTTCCTCTAAAGTGGCAAGGAAAATtattgagaaaaatagaagaattCAAATGAAAGATCTTTACTCTCAACTCAATTCCCTTGTCACTTGTTCCAATAATGCTTCATCTTCATCAAAGGTTTATACATCTTCTTGAGTTTTCGACTCCATTTACTTCTTCGATTTTTAATATCTTGATCGCTAAAGAGCGATAAGTTTGTATCAGAAACAAATTATTTTGAGATAATCGAGTACTTAAGTTATGTTCTGAGGGAGGCTGACCCCAGCTGTCTGGCTTAATGTTTGAGTGATTAGTTTTGAATTTAAGATCATTATTTAAAACCTTAATCCTCTTATTCTTATTTTCAAGATTAACTTCTGTCTGCTGTAAAAGCATATATTATCTGAAACACAATACGTTTTTTTAGAAATTTTGTGCCTTTTTATAAAGTCACCTCAATTATTTTGCGACTAATAaggtgttgttgttattgttgttgttgttgttgttgttgttgtgacgATATGTTTTTAATGTTGGCTAGGGACCGAAGTCATTACCGGATCAAATCGACCAAGCAACAAACTACATCAAGAAATTGCAAGAGGATGTCGAGAATTTGAAGAAAATCAAGGAAAGTGCATTACATAGTAATGCTAATAATAATGTGCATAACAATATGTTAAAATCACGGGTTCAAATTGATGTACACGAAAATGGAAGTGAATTACAAGTGGTTTTCATAACCGGGTCGGATTGTCAAATTGTTTTCACCCAATTTATCCGTATTCTCCATGAAGAACATGCTGAGGTTCTTAATGCAAGTTATTCGGTTGATAACAATATGGTTTTTCATAACATCAATGCAAAGGTACGTTATATCATATCGTGATTTTTTTATGTTTCGACTAGCTATTTTCTAATCCTGAAAAAGAAAGCGACAATTTTCAAATTATTCCTAATGCAAGTCATTCTTTATGCTTGTGCAAAAAATTGAAAATATCGGATTGCACCAtgtcaatttttttatttttcaaagaAATTGAAACATTTTTCTATTTCAAATTTTATTGACAAATTGGATTGCACCATGTCAATTTAATAATTTACATTACTGGTTCGCTATCTTTAATATTTTCAATTTATATTTATCCGCGAGTTATCTATATGTTTGAACATTATTTTTTTCCATTTTGTAGATTGGAGAAGGTTCAAATATTGCACAAATTAACGAAAGGTTGAATATGTATTCCCCTTGATAGAAAATTATGCGCATGCTCTTTTGATTTTACTTATTTCATAATCTATGTTACCAGTTATAATACAATTGTTGGTGTAATTTGTAAACTTTATAAGTTCTTAATTTTTGTTTTCCGGGTTTATTGACCCGGAAAAACCCGACTATGTGTGTAAACTTCAAAAAGCAATCTATGGTCTCAAACAAGCCCCGAGAGCATGGTACACTTCTCTCAAAACCCACCTGGTCAGTCACGGTTTTCGAAACTCTATCTCGGACCCGTCACTGTTCATTTTAAACCAACCACACATTAAACTGTTTGTTCttgtttatgtcgacgacattaTCGTCACAGGACCAAATCGAGACCACATATTGCAATTTATTTCACATTTATCAAAAAAAATTTCATTAAAAGATTTAGGACCTCTTTCTTATTTCTTAGGAATTGAGGTCACACCTACTAACACCGGGTTACACTTAAATCAAACAAAATATTTGTCCGACCTTCTTCATAAATTTAATGTCCAAGACTGCAAACCCGCCCCTACCCCTATG
This sequence is a window from Silene latifolia isolate original U9 population chromosome 8, ASM4854445v1, whole genome shotgun sequence. Protein-coding genes within it:
- the LOC141596093 gene encoding uncharacterized protein LOC141596093 → MGVIEVLGRFQPGQRIFEYENYPGRVMEYSDELAVSSSDSVFGFLEGSVESTGSSNDGGDDMFDVDDEEGVFGNKFEENKCFWENLHKDLKGTLCRTSSIETGIRNVTREAVKNLQAPVNYCTCGKSEMGNNCRDCLMREVSCRLSNAGYNTAICRSKWRSSPEIPSGEHTFLDVIDNTNPVKGEIRIIIELNFRAEFEMARASDEYNQLINRLPEIFVAKIDRLKPIIKILCTGAKKCMKDKKMHMGPWRKQKYMQAKWFSSNCQRMVELNYNVPLNVAQLKQTTNHARASMLTMALLGTPRKAVAAA
- the LOC141596095 gene encoding transcription factor bHLH162-like yields the protein MEENSSKPSSKVARKIIEKNRRIQMKDLYSQLNSLVTCSNNASSSSKGPKSLPDQIDQATNYIKKLQEDVENLKKIKESALHSNANNNVHNNMLKSRVQIDVHENGSELQVVFITGSDCQIVFTQFIRILHEEHAEVLNASYSVDNNMVFHNINAKIGEGSNIAQINERYQMERVPNEPIGAWRTQMGLFCLV